The Macaca fascicularis isolate 582-1 chromosome 1, T2T-MFA8v1.1 genome includes a window with the following:
- the LOC102144707 gene encoding mitochondrial adenyl nucleotide antiporter SLC25A24 isoform X3, which translates to MVVRIKQYQVHGSKSDKMNIFGGFRQMVKEGGIRSLWRGNGTNVIKIAPETAVKFWAYEQYKKLLTEEGQKIGTFERFISGSMAGATAQTFIYPMEVMKTRLAVGKTGQYSGIYDCAKKILKHEGLGAFYKGYVPNLLGIIPYAGIDLAVYELLKSYWLDNFAKDSVNPGVMVLLGCGALSSTCGQLASYPLALVRTRMQAQAMLEGSPQLNMVGLFRRIISKEGIPGLYRGITPNFMKVLPAVGISYVVYENMKQTLGVTQK; encoded by the exons ATGGTTGTGAGAATCAAACAATATCAG gttCATGGTTCAAAATCAGACAAAATGAACATATTTGGTGGCTTTCGACAGATGGTAAAAGAGGGAGGGATCCGCTCCCTTTGGAGGGGAAATGGTACAAACGTCATAAAAATTGCTCCTGAGACAGCTGTTAAGTTCTGGGCATATGAACAG TACAAGAAGTTACTTACTGAAGAAGGACAAAAAATTGGAACATTTGAGAGATTTATTTCTGGTTCCATGGCTGGAGCAACTGCACAGACTTTTATATATCCAATGGAG GTTATGAAAACCAGGCTGGCTGTAGGCAAAACTGGGCAATACTCCGGAATATATGATTGTGCCAAGAAGATTTTGAAACATGAAGGCTTGGGAGCTTTTTACAAAGGTTATGTTCCCAATTTATTAGGTATCATACCTTATGCTGGCATAGATCTTGCTGTGTATGAG CTCTTGAAGTCCTATTGGCTGGATAATTTTGCAAAAGACTCTGTGAACCCTGGAGTCATGGTGTTGCTGGGATGCGGTGCCTTATCCAGCACCTGTGGTCAGCTGGCCAGCTACCCATTGGCTTTGGTGAGAACTCGCATGCAGGCTCAAG ccATGTTAGAAGGCTCCCCACAGCTGAACATGGTTGGCCTCTTTCGACGAATCATTTCCAAAGAAGGAATTCCAGGACTTTACAGAGGCATCACCCCAAACTTCATGAAGGTGCTACCTGCTGTAGGCATCAGTTACGTGGTTTATGAAAATATGAAGCAAACTTTAGGAGTAACCCAGAAATGA